One region of Hoeflea sp. 108 genomic DNA includes:
- a CDS encoding metal-dependent hydrolase, with translation MLIAHLPAGYIIGSVARSAAPKAPGLMLAALVGSVAPDFDTAWFWFVDDGGVHHRTYPTHWPLFWALIAVLVVPFVAVVAPRWRAAAAIFFLAVLSHMILDSVTAPMFWLMPFDERAVELVPIPAAYPHWILSFVLHWTFALELAICALAGLIAAKDFRQRKLLERGA, from the coding sequence ATGCTGATCGCACATTTGCCGGCTGGCTACATCATCGGCTCGGTCGCCCGGAGTGCTGCGCCCAAGGCGCCGGGGCTGATGCTTGCCGCCCTTGTCGGTAGCGTTGCTCCCGACTTCGATACCGCCTGGTTCTGGTTCGTCGACGATGGTGGCGTCCATCACCGTACCTATCCGACGCATTGGCCGCTGTTTTGGGCTTTGATCGCTGTGCTGGTCGTCCCGTTTGTTGCGGTCGTGGCGCCGCGCTGGAGGGCTGCGGCTGCAATCTTCTTCCTTGCCGTACTGTCGCACATGATTCTCGATTCCGTGACCGCGCCGATGTTCTGGCTGATGCCGTTCGACGAGCGGGCGGTGGAACTCGTGCCCATTCCGGCTGCCTATCCGCACTGGATCCTGAGCTTCGTGCTGCATTGGACCTTTGCGCTGGAGCTTGCCATTTGCGCGCTAGCTGGACTGATAGCGGCGAAAGATTTCAGGCAGCGCAAGCTGCTTGAACGCGGTGCTTGA